A single region of the Triplophysa dalaica isolate WHDGS20190420 chromosome 15, ASM1584641v1, whole genome shotgun sequence genome encodes:
- the LOC130436678 gene encoding uncharacterized protein LOC130436678 produces MIQPKDNIFNEQNQRLKFGLLNIRSLNPKAVIVNEMITDNSFDILCLTETWLKPNDYFGLNESTPPSYGYIHEPRPVGRGGGVATIFRDFLTVTRRTMHTFKSFEMLALNITVPNKSKKSLVSLTLVTVYRPPGPYTNFLIEFADFLSDLLVNVDKVLIVGDFNIHVDSANDPLAVAFKELLDSCGVTQYINRPTHRLNHTLDLIISHGADLTIIDIIPQSDDVSDHHLIICTLRTAEISCISRYRQGRTITSTTKDSFVKNLPDLTSLITFPTNIKLLDDMTSNMGTIFSNTLEAVAPMKSKRINEKNIAPWYDNTTRALKRETRKRDRKWKQTQLEVFKIAWKESASCYKKALKAAKAEHFRNLIENNKNNPRFLFSTIAKLTNKQTPPDLGIPPHLGSNEFMKFFTEKIEIIRDNIAKTKPPSLSEELVSTVTQKEKLECFSPINQEDLIKIIATSKPTTCLLDPIPTTLLKELLPAVIEPICNIINSSINLGHVPGPFKLAVIKPLIKKTNLDPNELGSYRPISNLPYLS; encoded by the coding sequence ATGATtcaaccaaaagacaatatatttaatgagcaaaaccaacgcctaaagtttgggctacttaatattagatcactaaatccaaaagcagttattgtaaatgaaatgatcacagacaacagttttgatatactttgcctcactgaaacctggcttaagccaaatgattattttggtctaaatgagtctactcctccaagctacggttatattcatgagccacgtccggttggtcgaggtggtggtgtcgcaacaatctttagagactttcttacagttactcggagaacaatgcatacatttaaatcatttgaaatgcttgcgttgaacataacagttccaaacaaaagtaaaaaatcattggtctctcttacattggttactgtgtatagaccccctgggccttacactaattttctgatagagttcgcagacttcttatcggatctattggttaacgtcgataaagtactgattgttggagattttaatatccacgtagacagtgctaacgatccattagctgtggcgtttaaagaactactagactcttgtggtgtaacacaatacatcaatagacctactcatcgccttaatcataccctagacttgattatatctcacggagccgatctaaccattatcgatattatacctcaaagcgacgatgtttccgatcaccatcttataatatgtacactgcgcactgcagaaatcagttgtatatctcgttatcgacaaggtagaacaatcacctcaactactaaagatagtttcgtaaagaacttgccagatctgacttctctaataacctttccaacgaatataaaattgctcgatgacatgaccagcaacatgggcactattttctctaatacattagaagcggtcgcacctatgaagtcaaaaaggataaatgaaaagaacatagcaccatggtatgataacaccactcgcgccctaaaaagagaaacgcgtaaacgggaccgaaaatggaaacaaacccaattagaggtctttaaaattgcatggaaagagagtgcaagctgttacaaaaaggcactaaaagcagcaaaagccgagcacttccgtaacctcatagaaaataacaaaaacaatccaaggtttttatttagtacaattgctaaattaacaaacaaacagactccacctgacctgggtattccgccgcaccttggtagcaatgaattcatgaaattttttaccgagaaaatcgaaataatacgagacaacatagctaaaaccaaacctccaagtttgtcggaagaattagtttcaaccgtcacccaaaaagaaaagctagagtgtttttctcctataaatcaggaagatttaattaaaattattgcaacatccaaaccgacgacatgcttattagaccccattccgactactctattaaaagagttactacctgctgtaattgagcccatttgtaacataatcaactcgtctattaatctaggacatgtcccaggaccctttaaactggctgtaattaagcctcttatcaaaaaaacaaatttagacccaaatgaacttggaagctatagaccgatttcaaatctcccgtacttgtcataa